CTCACAGCCACGCCCGCGCCGGATCGCGAGCGGCTGAACACTTTCGAAAACCGGGTCTATGGCGCGGCGGGCGAGGCGCGCAGCAGCTTTGACCTTGCCGGGATGCGCCACCGCATCGCCATCGGCGGCGATATCAGCTGGACGCGCCAGGAAGGCCTGCGCGATGGCACCTTCCCCGGGCGTGGTGAAAGCTTCCCCACCCGCGCTTTCCCGGCGACCGATTTCACGCTGGGCGGGATGTTCATCGCCGACGAGATCACGCTGCTGGACGGCGCCTTGACCCTGTTTCCGGCGCTGCGGTTCGATTTCTATGACTTGAACCCGACCGACGATCCGCTGCTCACCGCCTTCACCCCGCAGGGCCAGAGCGCCAATCGCCTCTCCCCGAAGTTCGGCGCGACGGTCAAGCTGGCGCCCGATGTGATCCTGTTCGGCAATTACGCCCAAGGCTTCCTCGCGCCGACGCCTTCTCAGGTGAACAACTTCTTCGAATTCATTGCAGGCGGATACACCTCCATCCCCAATCCCGATCTGCGGCCTGAAACCAGCGAAAGCTGGGAAGTGGGCGCGCGCTATGTGGGCGAGGTGTTCTCGCTTCAGCTCACCGGTTTCCGCGGCGATTACGACAACTTCATCAACCAGCAGGTGGTAAGCGGCGGGTTCACTCCGCAGAATCCGGCGATCTTCCAGTTCGTCAATTTCGACGGCGCGCGGATCGAAGGGGTCGAGGCGCGGGCGGAGATGAAGCTTTCCAGCGGTTTCAACGCGCGCTTCGCAATGGCCTATGCCGATGGCGACACCATCGATCCGGCAGGCGTGCGCACACCGCTGGACACGATCGATCCGTTCAATCTGGTCGCAAGCCTTGGCTATCGCGCGCCTTCGGGGCGGTTTGGCGGCGAGCTGATCCTCACCCACAACGCCCGCAAGGAAAGGGGCGAGCTGGAGCGCGCCGCGAATGGCAGCGATCTGTTCGTGCGGCCCGATGCGTCGACCATCCTCGATCTCACCGCCTTTTATGCCGTGACCGATGCGCTGAAGCTGCGCGCGGGCCTCTTCAACCTGACGAACGAGACCTACGCCCTGTGGTCCGATGTGCGCGGGCTGAGCGTCAATGACGCCGGCATCTTCGACGCTTTCACCCGCCCCGGCCGCAATCTCAGCCTTTCGGCGAGCTACCGTTTCTAAACCCCCATGGAGGACAACCCATGAACCGACTGACAAAGACTATGGCCAAGACTATCCTTGCATCTGGCCTCGCGGCGCTCGCGTTGGCCGCCGTTCCCGCCCCGGCGCTGGCCGATGGCCCGATTGTCCAGACTGCCGAGGCGGCCAGAGCGGCATTCGAGCAAGACCGCCAGACGATCCTTGCGATGGCGGGCGACTTCAAGGTCACCTTCGACATGCAGGAATCCACCCCCTGGATGGAAGGCTACACGCCGCTGGAGCGCAAGATTTCAGGCGGATACGAAAGCGTCCGCGTGATCGAGGATACGGGCACCCGCATCGTGCTCCAGCACCTGCTGGTCACGGGGGACGAGGCCAATCCCTATGTCGTCAAGCACTGGCGGCAGGACTGGGAATATCAGCCCGAAAAGATCCTCGCCTTCACCGGCGGCGACAATTGGGAATGGAAGGCCGTGCCCGAAAAAATGCGCGCCGGGCGCTGGTCGCAGACGGTCTACCAGGTCGATGACAGCCCGCGCTATGCCGGGTGGGGCGAATGGGAGACGACACAGGGCATCCGCCGCTGGCGCTCCAACTGGACCGCGCGGCCGCTCGCCCGGCGCGATGCGATCCGCAATCCGGTCTATGACCATTACATGGGCATCAACCGCCATCAGCTGACCCCGACCGGCTGGATCCACTGGCAGGACAACACCAAGATGGTGACCCCCAAGGAAGGGGGCGAGGCGAAGCCTGTGGTGCAGGAATACGTCCTCAACACCTACGAACGCTTCAACGGCTACAATGTCGCTGCCGCCGAGACCTATTGGGAGAAGACCCAAGGGTATTGGGATGCGGTGCGCGGCAAGTGGGATGACGTCGCCGCGGCCAATGGCGGCATCCGCATCGCGCAGGAAGCCAGCGCCGGGACCACCATCGCCAACGAACTGATGCTGCTCGCCGACGCGATCAAGGACGGCAAGGAAACCCCCGAAGCCGCGAGCGCAAAGGCGCTGGCACTGATCGAGGAAGGCACTGCCCGCAAGGGCGGCTGATGACCATCATGTCCGGTCGGCGGGATGCAAAACTCATCCCGTCGGCCGAGCCTGCGGATCAACCCTTCCGGCGCGGCATCCGGTACGGCAGCATGAACTGCACCAGCGGGGACGAAAACCGCCGCATGTCGAGGCTTTCCTGCACGGCCGTCACCTCCTCGCCCAGGAACCGCGAGGCGAGTTCGCTGCGGGCGTAGAAGGGGGTGTCCTCCCACGTGCGGCGCACCTCGGCCACGCCGATATCGGAGCGGGTGCGGCGGGCAATGCCCCATTTGCTGTCGGGCAAAGCGGCAATGGGCGGCAGCTCGACCGGTTCGGGCACGCCCTTCGCGTCGAAACGCAGCGCGCTGGCGAACAGCGAGCCATCGCCGCGCTCGCCCTCGTAACACACCAGCGCGCCCTCTTTCAGGTGCGCGCGCGACCAGTGCCAGGTGTTGAAGCCGGTCTCCAGCGGCTCGGCACCGCGGTTATGGTCGAGATAGGCGCGGCCCTTCCACGAAAGGCCGGGCGAGGTCATCTCCACCTCGATCCTGGCGCAGGGGGCAAGGCAGTGCCAGATGTGGCTCTCGGCCCCGTCGAGCGCAAAGGCGGTGCGGTTCAGTGCCTCGGGATAGACCCGCACGGTCCCGCGCACCGGGCGCTGCCAGGGGACGAACAGGCGAGTGTCGCCTTCGACGATGTCGATGGTGAGCGCGCCATTTTCCCAGCGCACGCTGCTCGGCCCGATCACCAGATTGCTGACATCACGCTCCACCGCGCCGGACGTGCGCTCGGTCATCGCCCAGCGCGCCTGCGGGCCGTAAAGCGCGACGTTCAGGGAACAGTGGTTGAGCGGATCGCCCCGCCCGCTCTTCTTGTAGTAAGGCGAAAACACGCTCCCGAGGAACGCGATGATCGTCAGCCCGTGCTGCCCGTCGTCGCTGATCGCGTCGACATACCACCAGGTGTAGCCGCCGGGCGGGACGTCCTCATCGAAGCGAGGTCCCTCGCGATTACCCGCGCGGCCAGCTGCCCGGACAAGGCTGCCATGGGCACCCCAGCCGCCGGATGGGTCGCCCCGCCCGTGCAATAGAGACCGGGCAGCCGGGTCTTCGGCCCCTGCCGCTGGAAGGAGGCCGCCCAGCCGTGCGACGCTCTGCCATAAAGGGCGCCGCCCGTGGCCGGGAACAGGCGCTCCCAATCCTGCGGGGTCATGAGCTGATGCGGAAGCGGATCTTCCAGCTGCAGGCCGCAGCGTTTCAGCGTGGCCATCATGGCGTGCGTGCATCGGGCTCTCTCCTCGGGCGTGTAGTCGTGGACGTCTCCGTTAGCGGGGGCGTTGACGATGATCTGGATGCGTTCGCGTGTCCCCGGCGCAGGGGCCGGGTCAGCAAGCCGTGCGCCGCGATCGATGGCGCAGACATAGACGGTCGGTTCCGACGGCGTGGTGCCGCTGCCGATCTCGCGAAACTCGCGCGCGTAATCGCGCGAGAAGAATACGTTGTGATGGGTGAGTTCGAAGCCTTCGGTCCTGGCGTGGGCGTACCACACCAGTGCCGAGAGTGAGCGCTTGCCGCGCGGGATGGCAGGCACCGCGCGCGCCGCGTCCTGCCCGAAGCATCCGGTGGCAAGCGCGCCGGGATCACCGTTGCAGATGACAACGTCTGCCGGGATAACCTCGCCGCTCGCCAGCCTGACCCCGCTGGTGCGGCCGTTGGCAGTGAGTATCTCGGCCACCGGCGCATCGGTGCGCACCCGCGCGCCCTGCTGCTGCGCGAGCCCCGCGATCGCCTTGGCCAGCGCGTGAATGCCGCCATCGATCAGCCACACGCCGCGCGCCTCGACATGGGCGATCAGCATCAGCGTGGCGGGCGCGGAGAAGGGCGATGATCCGCAATAAGTGGCATAGCGGCCGAACAATTGCTGGAGGCGCGCATCCTTGAAATGGCCGCCGAGCGCCTTCCACATCCCGTCGAACGGACGCATCGCGAGCATGTCGCCCATCTTCCACGGCCCGATCCGCCACATCATCGGCAAGGGCGTGGAGGCCTTGTCGCCGCGCAGGAAGGGGTCTTCGAGCACTTCAAAAATGCGCTGCGCCTCGGCGGTGAAGCTGCGATAGCCGCGCGCCGCCTCGGCCCCGGCAAAGGCGCCGACGGCATCGACGCTGCGTTCGGGATCGGCAAAAAGGTCGAGATGGCCGCTATCGTCCCACGCATGGCGGGCGATCACTTCGGCGCGTTTGACGCTGACATGGTCCTCGAGCCGTGTGCCGCAAGCGGCAAACACTTCGTCAAAGACGCCACGATAGGTGAAGACTGTCGGCCCGCCATCGATTGCAGCGCCATCGACCGTAACGCGTCGCGCCTTGCCGCCGACCCAGGCCTCTTTCTCGCACACGGTGACATCGGCGCCGCGCGCAGCCAGCAAGGCGGCACTGGTAAGCCCGCCTATCCCTGCCCCGATCACGACGACTCGCGCGCTCACCCATCCACCCTCGTCTGACTTGTGCGAATATAATTGACCTTACGCGCGCCTATGTCCAATTATTTAGACATATGGCCTGTAAAGCATCCAGTCAGTGAGCCAATGGGCCGCCTTCAAGCTCGGTTACGTCAAGCGCCGTAACCGGGTGTTCGCCTCGCCGAAGTTCCAGCATTGGGCGGCGCGATTGCCGCTTATCAGGTGGATCGCGCGCAGCCGCGCCGATGCCGCTTTCGATCTGCTGGCGGGCTTTGCCTATTCGCAGGTGCTGCGCGCCTATGTGGAAGGCGGGCTGTTCGATATCCTCAAAGATGGCCCCCTTTCCGCCACCGCGATCGCGCCGCGCCTGGGCCTGTCGGAGAACGCAACGCTGACCCTGCTGCGCGCCGGTCGTCCGCTGATGCTGTCGGAAGAACCGGCGACGGATCACTGGATGCTGGGCGAGCAAGGCGCTGTTTTTGCATCCAACCCCGGTGTGCAGGCGATGGTGCGGCACCACCGGCTGCTCTATACCGACCTTGCCGATCCGCTCGCGCTGCTGCGCGCTGACCGGGCCGAACCGACCGCGCTCTCGCGCTTCTGGACCTATGCGGGTGCGCTCCACGGAGCGACCGAGCGCGGGGCCGACACTGCCGAATATTCCGAGCTTATGGCCGCCTCGCAGCACTTCGTGGCGGACGAGGTGCTGGCATCTGTGGCGTTCCGCGATGTCGAAAAGCTGCTCGATGTCGGCGGCGGGCACGGGGCGTTTCTGCGCCATATCGGATCAGCTTGGCCGCACCTCCAGCTCGGCCTGTTCGATCTGCCGGAAGTCGCCGCAACCGGCGCACAGGTGCTGGGCGCGGCGTTGGGCGCATCGCGAATCACCGCGCATCCTGGAAATTTCTTCAGTGATTCCATACCGCAAGCCTATGACATGGTGTCGCTTGTCCGGATTTTGCACGATCATGACGATGCGCCGGCACAAGCCCTGCTCGCCAATATCCGCAAAAGTCTTGCCCCCGGTGCACGCCTGCTGATTGCCGAGCCGATGGCGCAGATCCCCGGTGCCGAGCCGATGGGGGAGGCGTTTTTCGGACTTTACCTGTGGGCGATGGGCTCGGGCCGCCCGCGCAGCCCGGCGGAAATCATCGCCATGCTGCGCGCCGCAGGCTTCGCCCGCGCTCAGGTCGTCGCAACGGCGCAACCGGTCAACGCAAGCATTATCCTTGCCACGGCTTGAGCATAAATTGTCCAAGTTGTTTGACAGTCAGTACTGTAAGGCGTAGCAAACAGGTGGGAGAACGTTTTTTTCGGACTTTCGAGTCGGCGTTCGCGCTGCGGAATCCGAAAAAGGGGAGAACGAAGCGATGAATACCCTGGCCGTCATTCTCGAAGCACCGGAGCGCCTCGCGCTTCGTGCGCTTGAGATGAAGCCGGTGGACGCCGCCGACGTTCTCATCGAAATCGCCTTCAGCGGAATCAGTACCGGCACCGAAAAGCTGTTGTGGAGCGGGCGGATGCCGCCCTTCCCCGGCCTCGGCTATCCGCTGGTCCCCGGATACGAATCAGTCGGCCGCATCGTCGATGCAGGACCCGAAGCCCGCGCCCGCATTGGCGACTGGGTCTTCGTTCCCGGAGCCAATTGCTACACCGACGCGCGGGGCCTCTTCGGCGGTACCGCGCGTCGCGTCATAGTGCCGTCGGCGCGAGCGTTGCCGATCCCCGAGCACCTCGGCGAGTCCGGGGTGCTTTGTGCCCTCGCGGCGACGGCACTTCACGCCATCAAGGGCGGCTTCGCCCGCCGTGAAGCCCTGCCCGATCTCATCATCGGTCATGGCGTCCTGGGCCGGTTGCTGGCCCGGCTGACGCTGGCATTGGGCGGAACCGCGCCGACCGTGTGGGAAACCAATCCGGCCCGCCGCACCGGCGCTGTCGGCTACAATGTCATCGACCCCGCCACGGATGATCGCCGCGATTACCACGCGATCTACGACGCGAGCGGTGATGCCGGCCTGATCGACGATCTCATCATGCGCCTCGCCAAGGGCGGCGAGATCGTGCTCGCGGGCTTCTATTCCGAACGCGTCAGCTTCGCCTTCCCGGCCGCCTTCATGCGCGAGGCGCATTTCCGCGTCGCCGCCGAATGGCAGCCCGGCGATCTGGCTGAAACGCGGGCGCTGATCGAATGCGGGAGGCTCGACCTGAAGGGCCTCGTCACCAACCGGCGTCCGGCCGGAGAGGCGCTCGACGCCTATCCGCAGGCCTTCACCGACCCCGATTGTCTCAAGATGGTTCTTGATTGGAGCGAATGCTGATGTCCGTGCTCGACACCCAGACGACTAGCCTGCGCGAAGAAGCGAACATTGAACCCGATCCGGTTCACACCGGCGAGGTCAAAAGCGAAACGCAGGTCATCGCGATCTACGGCAAGGGCGGCAGCGGCAAGAGCTTCGCACTCTCCAATCTCAGCTACATGATGGCCCAGCAGGGCAAGCGCGTGCTGCTGATCGGCTGCGATCCGAAGTCCGACACCACCAGCCTGCTGTTCGGCGGCAAGAGCTGCCCGACGATCATCGAAACCTCCTCGCGCAAGAAGCTCGCAGGCGAGGAAGTCCGCATCGAGGATGTGTGCTTCCAGCGTGACGGCGTGTTCGCGATGGAGCTTGGCGGCCCCGAAGTGGGTCGCGGTTGCGGCGGCCGCGGGATCATCCACGGCTTCGAACTGCTCGAAAAGCTCGGCTTCCACGATTGGGGCTTCGATTACGTGCTGCTCGATTTCCTCGGCGACGTGGTGTGCGGCGGCTTCGGCCTGCCGATCGCCCGCGACATGTGCCAGAAGGTGATCGTGGTCGGATCGAACGACCTGCAATCGCTCTACGTGGCGAACAATGTCTGCCAGGCGGTCGAATACTTCCGCAAGATGGGCGGCAATGTCGGTGTGGCCGGCATGATCATCAACAAGGATGACGGCACAGGCGAGGCCCATGCCTTCGCCGATGCGGTCGGCATTCCGGTGCTCACCGCGATCCCGGCGAATGAAGACATCCGCCGCAAGAGCGCCAATTACCAGATCATCGGCATCCCCGGCGGCGAATGGGCCAGCCTGTTCGAAGATCTCGCGATCAACGTCGCCGAAGCACCTCCGGTGCGCCCCACCCCGCTGTCGCAGGACGGCCTGCTTGGCCTGTTCAGTGCCGATGTGACCGGCGCGAATGTCGATCTCATCCCCGCTACCCAGGCGGACATGCGCGGCGGCGTATATGAAACCCGCCCGACCCTCGAAGTGATCTACGACGAGGCCTGATGCGATGAGCGATGCCTTCCCCTCCAACGCGTCACGCGCCCCTGACCGGATCGAACTCGATACCGCAGCTGTCGCCGGAGGCGGAGCCTGCGCGTCGAAGGACACCATGAACGAGGCCGCCCGTGCTGCGGGCAAGAGCGAAATCCTCGATCAATACGCGGCCGACTATCCGGTTGGCCCCCACGATCAGCCGCAATCGATGTGCCCGGCATTCGGTTCGCTTCGGGTGGGCCTGAGAATGCGGCGCACTGCGACCGTGCTCTCGGGCTCGGCCTGCTGCGTTTACGGCCTCACCTTCACCTCGCACTTCTATGGTGCGCGGCGGACGGTGGGCTATGTGCCCTTCTCCTCGGAAACGCTGGTCACCGGCAAGCTGTTCGAGGACATCAAGGAAGCGGTCGAAGGCCTCGCCGATCCTGAAAATTACGATGCGATCGTCGTCACAAACCTGTGCGTGCCCACCGCGAGCGGCGTGCCGCTGCGACTGCTGGGCAAGGCGATCAACGGCGTCCGGATCATCGGGATCGACGTGCCGGGCTTCGGCATTCCGACCCATGCCGAAGCGAAGGACGTGCTTGCTGGCGCGATGCTCGCCTATGCCCGCGAAGAAGTGATGGCTGGCCCCGTTGCCGCGCCACGCGAACGTTCCGACCTGCCGAGTGTCGCATTGCTCGGCGAGATGTTCCCGGTTGATCCGGTGGTGATCGGGCAGATGCTCGCGCCCCTTGGTCTGGCCGCTGGCCCGGTTGTCCCGACCCGCGAATGGCGCGAGCTTTATGCTGCGCTCGATTGCTCGGTCGTCGCTGCGATCCACCCCTTCTACACCGCCAGCATCCGCGAATTCGAAGCCGCGGGCCGTCCGGTGATCGGTTCGGCTCCCGTCGGAGCGGATGGCACCGCAGCGTGGCTGCAAGCCATCGGCGACACGATGGGCCTGCCGCAAGCCAAGGTCGACGCGGTCAAGGACGCGATGATCGCTGCCTGCCGCGGCGCGATCGAAAAGATGCCGATCAAGGGCCGCATCACGGTTTCGGGCTATGAAGGCTCCGAGCTGCTGGTTGCGCGCTTGCTGATCGAAAGCGGCGCCGAAGTGCCCTATGTCGGCTCTGCCTGCCCGCGCACCAAGTGGTCGGATGCCGACCGCGAATGGCTCGAAGCGCGCGGCGTGCAGGTTCAGTTCCGCGCCAGCCTTGAACAGGACATCGCCGCGGTCGAGGAATACCGCCCCGATCTCGCCATCGGCACCACCCCGGTTGTGCAATATGCGAAATCGCGCGCGATCCCTTCGCTGTACTTCACCAACCTCATCTCCGCCCGTCCGCTGATGGGCCCGGCAGGGGCTGGCAGCCTCGCCACGGTCATCAACGCCGCGATGGGCAACAAGGCGCGCTTCGATGCGATGCGCGATTTCTTCGAAGGCGTCGGGACCGAGCATGCCGCAGGCGTGTGGGAAGAACTCCCCGTCGACCGGCCCAAGTTCCGCAAGAAATACGCCGCCCTCAACGAAGCGGCGCGCAAGGCAGCGGAGGCGATCGGATCATGACCCTCGTCCTCGACCATGATCGCGCCGGCGGCTATTGGGGCGCCACCTACGTCTTCACCGCGGTGAAGGGCTTGCAAGTCATCATCGACGGTCCGGTGGGCTGCGAGAACCTGCCCGTCACATCGGTGCTGCACTACACCGACGCCCTGCCCCCGCATGAACTCCCCATCGTCGTCACCGGCCTGGGTGAGGAAGAGCTGGGCAAGACCGGCACCGAAGGCGCAATGAAGCGCGCCTGGAAGACGCTCGATCCCGAACTGCCCGCTGTGGTGGTGACCGGTTCCATCGCCGAAATGATCGGCGGCGGCGTCACGCCCGAAGGCACCAATATCAAGCGCTTCCTGCCGCGCACCATCGACGAAGATCAATGGCAGTCGGCTGACCGCGCGCTAACCTGGCTGTGGACCGAATTCGGCCCCAAGAAGATGCCCGCCCCGCGCGAGCGCCGCGAAGACGAAAAGCCGCGCGTCAATATCATCGGCCCCAGCTACGGCATGTTCAACATGCCCAGCGATCTGGCCGAGATCCGCCGGTTGATCGAAGGCATCGGCGCGGAAGTGGGCGTGGTTTTCCCGCTCGGCACGCACCTTGCCGACATTTCCAAGCTCGCCTCGGCCGACGCGAATGTCTGCCTCTACCGCGAGTTCGGCCGCAACCTGTGCGAAACGCTTGAACGGCCCTATTTCCAGGCGCCGATCGGCCTCAGCCAGACCACCAAGTTCCTCCGCGCCCTCGCCGCCGAGCTCGGCCTTGATCCCGAGCCCTTCATCGAGCGCGAAAAGCACACCACCATCAAGCCGCTGTGGGACCTGTGGCGTTCGGTCACGCAGGATTTCTTCGGCACGGCGAGCTTCGGCATCGTCGCCAACGAAACCTACGCGCGCGGCATCCGCCACTTCCTCGAAGACGACATGGGTCTGCCCTGCAGCTTCGCCTTCTCGCGCTGTGCGGGCGTGAAGCCGGTCAACGAGCAGGTGCGCGAAGCCATCCGTGCCAACCCGCCGCTGGTGGTGTTCGGCAGCTATAACGAGCGCATGTACATGGCCGAGTGCGGCGCGCGCGGGATGTATATCCCCGCAAGCTTCCCCGGCGCGGCGATCCGCCGTCACACCGGCACGCCCTTCATGGGATATTCGGGCGCGACCTATCTGGTGCAGGAAGTGTGCAATGCGCTGTTCGACGCGCTGTTCCACATCCTGCCGCTCGGCACGGACATGGACAAGGTCGAGGCCACGCCCGCGCGCAACGAAGCCCAGTTGACTTGGGACAATGACGCCAAATCCAAGCTCGACCAGCTTGTCGAAGCCCAGCCGGTGCTGATCCGCATTTCCGCCGCCAAGCGCCTGCGCGACGCGGCCGAGCGGACCGCGCGCAGCCGCGGCACCGAAACAGTTACAGCAGATTGCCTCGCAGAGGCGCTGCTTGAAGGAACGGGAGCATGAACATGATGCCCGCCCTTCACACCAGTTTGTCGCCAGCGCGGATCACATCCGCATTGGCGCCATCCCATGCCCCCACCTTCAAGGGGGCTCTCCAATCCACGTGGGGGATCACGCGGGGATGCCGACGGGGGCTTTCGGGCTCTCATTCACACCCAACTGAACGGAGAAAACCCGATGAACGAACGTATCGGAACTCACCTGACGCCTGAAGAGGCACAGGAAATCCACAAGGGCTTTATGGGCACCTTCACCCTTTACGTGGTGATCGCGCTTGTCGCTCATGCCCTGCTCTGGGCTTACAAGCCCTGGATTGGCGGCGGTTTCGGCCAGTAATTGGTCGACCCCGGCCTCGGCCGGACCGTTTCGCTAAACATCACCTTTTGAAAGGAATTTTCCCATGTGGAGAGTTTGGTTCTATTTCGACATCCGTCGCGCACTCGTAGCGCTGCACGTTGGTCTCGCCGTCTTGGCGTTCACCATCCACTTCATCCTGCTCAGCACGGATCGTTACAACTGGCTTGAGCGTGCTCCTGGCACGCCCGCGCCGGCTCAGGCCGCTATCGAATCGTCGGAAGCTCCGGCGGCAGGATAGTTCCTGGTCGAATGTGAGGGGGCAGGTTCGCCTGCCTGCCTCCTAACACTCTTTCGATCAATTCAAGCGCCCGCCGCGAAGGCGGGGAGGATGGACCTATGGCGCTCCTTAGTTTCGAGCGGAAATACCGCGTCCGCGGTGGCACATTAATCGGCGGCGACCTCTTCGACTTCTGGGTCGGGCCGTTTTATGTCGGATTCTTCGGAGTGACGACGGCAATCAGCGCACTGCTTGGCACTGCGCTTATCTTCGCCGCCGCAACACAGGGTCCGACCCTCAACCCCTGGCTGATCTCGATCAACCCACCACCGGTCGAATACGGCCTTTCGCTGGCTCCGCTCAAACAGGGCGGGTACTGGCAAATCATCACGTGTTGCGCTGTCGTAGCCTTCGTTTCGTGGGTGCTGCGGCAGGCGGAAGTCTCCCGCAAGCTCGGCATGTCCTACCACGTGCCGATCGCCTTCAGCGTTGCGGTGTTCGCCTATGTCTCGCTCAACGTCATCCGTCCGCTGTGGATGGGCGCGTGGGGCAACGGCTTCCCTTACGGGATCTGGACCCACCTCGAATGGGTCTCGAACGTCGGCTACGCCTTCGGCAACTTCCACTACAACCCCGTGCACATGCTCGCGATCACGTTCTTCTTCACGAACTGTCTCGCGCTCGCGTTGCATGGCGGTCTGGTGCTGTCGGCGGTCAATCCGAGCGGGGGCACCGACGTCAAGTCGCCGGAATATGAAGACACCTATTTCCGTGACTTCATCGGCTACTCGGTCGGCACGCTCGGCATCCACCGGGTGGGGCTTTTCCTGGCGCTGAGCGCCGGGTTCTGGAGCGCCATCTGCATCGTCATCTCCGGCACTCTGTAT
This DNA window, taken from Porphyrobacter sp. ULC335, encodes the following:
- a CDS encoding TonB-dependent hemoglobin/transferrin/lactoferrin family receptor, whose translation is MSSQPLTHYALSVLLTVGATGAASAAETGLSGAEGSAEAPPQTGRITVTATRAPVLQEEAPATVTIITDEDIADQLATDVKDLVRFEPGVSVRRAPARFGAAIGATGRARNEDFAVRGIGGNRVLIQVDGIRSPQGFSFGPQDAGRGGFADVSLVKQVEILRGPASALYGSDGLAGAISFVTSDPVDIIAGADLGGFVNSQYSSDDNEFAQTATLAGQTGNLSAMIAYTRRDFSELENRGTTGGTGPSRTAPNPQDGRSDAVLAKIVWDNGPHRIRLTGEWLDSAVETGVLTGLGPAFTFGPNPVWTVDALNARDTNQRKRASVDWTYDGTPDDVIEYAFVSAFWQDAEDRQFAFEERTTLTATPAPDRERLNTFENRVYGAAGEARSSFDLAGMRHRIAIGGDISWTRQEGLRDGTFPGRGESFPTRAFPATDFTLGGMFIADEITLLDGALTLFPALRFDFYDLNPTDDPLLTAFTPQGQSANRLSPKFGATVKLAPDVILFGNYAQGFLAPTPSQVNNFFEFIAGGYTSIPNPDLRPETSESWEVGARYVGEVFSLQLTGFRGDYDNFINQQVVSGGFTPQNPAIFQFVNFDGARIEGVEARAEMKLSSGFNARFAMAYADGDTIDPAGVRTPLDTIDPFNLVASLGYRAPSGRFGGELILTHNARKERGELERAANGSDLFVRPDASTILDLTAFYAVTDALKLRAGLFNLTNETYALWSDVRGLSVNDAGIFDAFTRPGRNLSLSASYRF
- a CDS encoding DUF6607 family protein, translating into MNRLTKTMAKTILASGLAALALAAVPAPALADGPIVQTAEAARAAFEQDRQTILAMAGDFKVTFDMQESTPWMEGYTPLERKISGGYESVRVIEDTGTRIVLQHLLVTGDEANPYVVKHWRQDWEYQPEKILAFTGGDNWEWKAVPEKMRAGRWSQTVYQVDDSPRYAGWGEWETTQGIRRWRSNWTARPLARRDAIRNPVYDHYMGINRHQLTPTGWIHWQDNTKMVTPKEGGEAKPVVQEYVLNTYERFNGYNVAAAETYWEKTQGYWDAVRGKWDDVAAANGGIRIAQEASAGTTIANELMLLADAIKDGKETPEAASAKALALIEEGTARKGG
- a CDS encoding hydroxyneurosporene dehydrogenase, with the translated sequence MFSPYYKKSGRGDPLNHCSLNVALYGPQARWAMTERTSGAVERDVSNLVIGPSSVRWENGALTIDIVEGDTRLFVPWQRPVRGTVRVYPEALNRTAFALDGAESHIWHCLAPCARIEVEMTSPGLSWKGRAYLDHNRGAEPLETGFNTWHWSRAHLKEGALVCYEGERGDGSLFASALRFDAKGVPEPVELPPIAALPDSKWGIARRTRSDIGVAEVRRTWEDTPFYARSELASRFLGEEVTAVQESLDMRRFSSPLVQFMLPYRMPRRKG
- the crtD gene encoding 1-hydroxycarotenoid 3,4-desaturase CrtD translates to MSARVVVIGAGIGGLTSAALLAARGADVTVCEKEAWVGGKARRVTVDGAAIDGGPTVFTYRGVFDEVFAACGTRLEDHVSVKRAEVIARHAWDDSGHLDLFADPERSVDAVGAFAGAEAARGYRSFTAEAQRIFEVLEDPFLRGDKASTPLPMMWRIGPWKMGDMLAMRPFDGMWKALGGHFKDARLQQLFGRYATYCGSSPFSAPATLMLIAHVEARGVWLIDGGIHALAKAIAGLAQQQGARVRTDAPVAEILTANGRTSGVRLASGEVIPADVVICNGDPGALATGCFGQDAARAVPAIPRGKRSLSALVWYAHARTEGFELTHHNVFFSRDYAREFREIGSGTTPSEPTVYVCAIDRGARLADPAPAPGTRERIQIIVNAPANGDVHDYTPEERARCTHAMMATLKRCGLQLEDPLPHQLMTPQDWERLFPATGGALYGRASHGWAASFQRQGPKTRLPGLYCTGGATHPAAGVPMAALSGQLAARVIARDLASMRTSRPAATPGGMSTRSATTGSTG
- a CDS encoding acetylserotonin O-methyltransferase, which encodes MSQWAAFKLGYVKRRNRVFASPKFQHWAARLPLIRWIARSRADAAFDLLAGFAYSQVLRAYVEGGLFDILKDGPLSATAIAPRLGLSENATLTLLRAGRPLMLSEEPATDHWMLGEQGAVFASNPGVQAMVRHHRLLYTDLADPLALLRADRAEPTALSRFWTYAGALHGATERGADTAEYSELMAASQHFVADEVLASVAFRDVEKLLDVGGGHGAFLRHIGSAWPHLQLGLFDLPEVAATGAQVLGAALGASRITAHPGNFFSDSIPQAYDMVSLVRILHDHDDAPAQALLANIRKSLAPGARLLIAEPMAQIPGAEPMGEAFFGLYLWAMGSGRPRSPAEIIAMLRAAGFARAQVVATAQPVNASIILATA
- the bchC gene encoding chlorophyll synthesis pathway protein BchC, with the translated sequence MNTLAVILEAPERLALRALEMKPVDAADVLIEIAFSGISTGTEKLLWSGRMPPFPGLGYPLVPGYESVGRIVDAGPEARARIGDWVFVPGANCYTDARGLFGGTARRVIVPSARALPIPEHLGESGVLCALAATALHAIKGGFARREALPDLIIGHGVLGRLLARLTLALGGTAPTVWETNPARRTGAVGYNVIDPATDDRRDYHAIYDASGDAGLIDDLIMRLAKGGEIVLAGFYSERVSFAFPAAFMREAHFRVAAEWQPGDLAETRALIECGRLDLKGLVTNRRPAGEALDAYPQAFTDPDCLKMVLDWSEC
- a CDS encoding chlorophyllide a reductase iron protein subunit X, which gives rise to MLMSVLDTQTTSLREEANIEPDPVHTGEVKSETQVIAIYGKGGSGKSFALSNLSYMMAQQGKRVLLIGCDPKSDTTSLLFGGKSCPTIIETSSRKKLAGEEVRIEDVCFQRDGVFAMELGGPEVGRGCGGRGIIHGFELLEKLGFHDWGFDYVLLDFLGDVVCGGFGLPIARDMCQKVIVVGSNDLQSLYVANNVCQAVEYFRKMGGNVGVAGMIINKDDGTGEAHAFADAVGIPVLTAIPANEDIRRKSANYQIIGIPGGEWASLFEDLAINVAEAPPVRPTPLSQDGLLGLFSADVTGANVDLIPATQADMRGGVYETRPTLEVIYDEA